A single region of the Nocardioides aurantiacus genome encodes:
- a CDS encoding DUF1295 domain-containing protein, with protein MLTVILASFAAVAVLMAATAVVARRFDRVVVVDATWGLGFVVVALVCALLGDAPVRWLLLVMVGVWGLRLFRHTLTRLLASGEEDPRYAELLDGKPFSYAVTRVFLTQGVAMWFVSLPVQVAAVTETRWTWLVVVGVVVWLVGLVFETVGDAQLAAYRKQPKESRPKVMDQGLWRYTRHPNYFGDACVWWGIWLVGLGGGLVGLATVLSPAVMTYFLVFATGAKLLEKTMMQREGYPEYAERTSMFVPLPPRKQPVS; from the coding sequence GTGCTGACCGTCATCCTGGCCTCCTTCGCCGCCGTCGCGGTCCTCATGGCGGCCACCGCCGTCGTCGCCCGGCGGTTCGACCGGGTCGTCGTCGTCGACGCCACCTGGGGCCTCGGCTTCGTCGTCGTGGCGCTCGTGTGCGCGCTGCTCGGCGACGCGCCCGTGCGCTGGCTGCTGCTCGTCATGGTCGGCGTCTGGGGCCTGCGGCTGTTCCGGCACACCCTCACCCGCCTGCTGGCCAGCGGCGAGGAGGACCCGCGCTACGCCGAGCTGCTCGACGGCAAGCCGTTCTCCTACGCCGTCACCCGGGTCTTCCTGACCCAGGGCGTGGCGATGTGGTTCGTCTCGCTGCCGGTCCAGGTGGCGGCGGTGACGGAGACCCGCTGGACGTGGCTGGTCGTCGTCGGCGTGGTCGTGTGGCTCGTCGGGCTGGTCTTCGAGACCGTCGGCGACGCCCAGCTGGCGGCGTACCGCAAGCAGCCGAAGGAGTCGCGCCCGAAGGTGATGGACCAGGGCCTGTGGCGCTACACGCGGCACCCGAACTACTTCGGCGACGCCTGCGTGTGGTGGGGCATCTGGCTGGTCGGCCTCGGCGGCGGCCTGGTCGGACTGGCGACCGTCCTCTCGCCGGCCGTGATGACCTACTTCCTGGTCTTCGCCACCGGCGCCAAGCTGCTGGAGAAGACGATGATGCAGCGCGAGGGCTACCCGGAGTACGCCGAGCGCACCTCGATGTTCGTCCCCCTCCCGCCCCGGAAGCAGCCCGTCTCCTAG
- a CDS encoding SAM-dependent methyltransferase, whose translation MTATQERPTDARPTDAGVAPRLAEALRPFVGGDLPVRLRAWDGSEAGPAGAPLVELRSPDAIRRLLWHPGELGAAQAYVTGELEVHHDLDEALTHVWSVAAERGLSGVRPSPGAFARALRTAVDVGAVGRPPRTPDSQAQVKGRLHSKLRDRRAISHHYDLSNEFYSLILEPQMAYSCGYHTSDDPAYTVEDAQRDKLDLVCTKLGLEPGMRFLDIGCGWGSLSLHAAEHFGAQVVGVTISAEQKKFIDARIAERGLEDRVEIRLQDYREIPEAHGRGAGPFDAVGSLEMGEHVGERNYDTYAQVLHDAVRPGGRVLIQQMSRAGGRKGHPGGGPFIESFIAPDMTMRPVGETVAFLERGGLEVRDVHAMREHYVKTVAGWLENFERNLDRLTELTSEEVVRVWRLYLVGGAMAFRDGRMGVDQILMVRPGAAHTLAAVRHS comes from the coding sequence GTGACCGCGACCCAGGAGCGACCGACCGACGCCCGCCCGACCGACGCCGGGGTGGCCCCGCGGCTCGCCGAGGCCCTGCGTCCCTTCGTCGGCGGCGACCTGCCGGTGCGGCTGCGCGCCTGGGACGGCTCGGAGGCCGGGCCCGCCGGCGCCCCGCTGGTCGAGCTGCGCTCCCCCGACGCCATCCGCCGGTTGCTGTGGCACCCGGGCGAGCTCGGGGCCGCGCAGGCCTACGTCACCGGCGAGCTCGAGGTCCACCACGACCTCGACGAGGCGCTGACCCACGTCTGGTCCGTCGCCGCCGAGCGCGGCCTGTCCGGCGTCCGCCCCTCGCCCGGTGCCTTCGCCCGGGCGCTGCGCACCGCCGTCGACGTCGGCGCCGTCGGCCGCCCGCCCCGCACGCCCGACTCGCAGGCCCAGGTCAAGGGCCGCCTCCACAGCAAGCTGCGCGACCGGCGCGCGATCAGCCACCACTACGACCTGTCCAACGAGTTCTACTCGTTGATCCTCGAGCCCCAGATGGCCTACTCCTGCGGCTACCACACCAGCGACGACCCGGCGTACACCGTGGAGGACGCGCAGCGCGACAAGCTCGACCTCGTCTGCACCAAGCTGGGCCTCGAGCCCGGCATGCGCTTCCTCGACATCGGCTGCGGCTGGGGCTCGCTGTCGCTGCACGCCGCCGAGCACTTCGGCGCCCAGGTGGTGGGCGTGACCATCTCCGCGGAGCAGAAGAAGTTCATCGACGCCCGGATCGCCGAGCGCGGGCTGGAGGACCGGGTCGAGATCCGGCTCCAGGACTACCGCGAGATCCCCGAGGCCCACGGCCGCGGCGCCGGACCGTTCGACGCGGTCGGGTCGCTGGAGATGGGCGAGCACGTCGGCGAGCGCAACTACGACACCTACGCGCAGGTGCTGCACGACGCCGTGCGTCCCGGCGGCCGGGTGCTGATCCAGCAGATGTCGCGGGCGGGCGGCCGCAAGGGCCACCCCGGCGGCGGTCCCTTCATCGAGTCCTTCATCGCCCCCGACATGACCATGCGGCCCGTGGGCGAGACGGTCGCGTTCCTCGAGCGCGGGGGGCTCGAGGTGCGCGACGTGCACGCCATGCGCGAGCACTACGTCAAGACGGTCGCGGGCTGGCTGGAGAACTTCGAGCGCAACCTGGACCGGCTCACCGAGCTGACCAGCGAGGAGGTCGTCCGCGTCTGGCGCCTCTACCTCGTCGGCGGCGCGATGGCCTTCCGCGACGGCCGCATGGGCGTCGACCAGATCCTGATGGTGCGGCCCGGAGCGGCGCACACGCTGGCCGCGGTGCGACACTCCTGA
- a CDS encoding SAM-dependent methyltransferase has translation MTTIPSRTRSAWPDLDVVPSGRRADVAAPIARKIFHAAVKRLPVTVRDGGDVIGLGGPTMTVRRPAEFYRRVGHDGLIGFGEAYLTGAWDAEDLGGFLTVLAAEMPRLVPGWMQKLRKVYVQRPPSMHRNTTSNTRDNIAHHYDLSNDLFGLFLDETLSYSSALFDTSVTRVVADGRRHLVAAPPEAADEPLAEAQARKIERLLDRAGVGEGTRVLEIGTGWGELAVRAARRGATVHSVTLSSEQLELAEARVAEAGFSDRVEIALCDYRKVEGEYDAIVSVEMVEAVGHEYWSTYFRTIDRLLAPGGRVGIQAITMPHDRMLATRQTYTWINKYIFPGGFLPSVQAIDEIVTADTSLRISDRLSFGRHYAATLQRWDETFAAAHEEVARLGFDETFERMWHFYLEYSRAGFASGYLDVQQLTFERTTS, from the coding sequence ATGACCACCATCCCCTCCCGCACCCGCTCGGCCTGGCCGGACCTCGACGTCGTCCCCTCGGGACGACGTGCCGACGTCGCGGCGCCGATCGCGCGCAAGATCTTCCACGCCGCCGTGAAGCGGCTGCCCGTCACCGTCCGCGACGGCGGCGACGTGATCGGCCTCGGCGGGCCCACGATGACGGTGCGCCGCCCGGCGGAGTTCTACCGCCGGGTGGGCCACGACGGCCTGATCGGCTTCGGCGAGGCCTACCTCACCGGGGCGTGGGACGCCGAGGACCTCGGGGGCTTCCTGACCGTGCTCGCCGCCGAGATGCCGCGGCTGGTGCCGGGCTGGATGCAGAAGCTGCGCAAGGTCTACGTGCAGCGGCCGCCGTCGATGCACCGCAACACCACCAGCAACACCCGCGACAACATCGCACACCACTACGACCTGTCCAACGACCTCTTCGGGCTCTTCCTCGACGAGACGCTGAGCTACTCCTCGGCGCTGTTCGACACCTCGGTGACCCGCGTCGTGGCCGACGGGCGCCGACACCTCGTCGCGGCGCCGCCCGAGGCCGCCGACGAGCCGCTGGCCGAGGCCCAGGCCCGCAAGATCGAGCGGCTGCTCGACCGGGCCGGCGTCGGCGAGGGCACCCGCGTGCTCGAGATCGGCACCGGCTGGGGCGAGCTGGCCGTCCGCGCCGCCCGCCGCGGCGCGACGGTCCACTCGGTGACGCTGTCGAGCGAGCAGCTCGAGCTCGCCGAGGCCCGGGTCGCCGAGGCCGGCTTCTCCGACCGGGTCGAGATCGCGCTGTGCGACTACCGCAAGGTCGAGGGCGAGTACGACGCGATCGTGTCCGTCGAGATGGTCGAGGCCGTCGGCCACGAGTACTGGTCGACGTACTTCCGCACGATCGACCGGCTGCTCGCCCCCGGCGGCAGGGTCGGCATCCAGGCGATCACGATGCCCCACGACCGGATGCTCGCCACCCGGCAGACCTACACCTGGATCAACAAGTACATCTTCCCCGGCGGCTTCCTGCCCTCGGTGCAGGCGATCGACGAGATCGTCACGGCCGACACCTCGCTGCGGATCAGCGACCGGCTCTCCTTCGGGCGCCACTACGCCGCCACCCTGCAGCGCTGGGACGAGACCTTCGCCGCGGCCCACGAGGAGGTCGCCCGGCTCGGGTTCGACGAGACCTTCGAGCGGATGTGGCACTTCTACCTCGAGTACTCCCGGGCGGGCTTCGCCTCGGGCTACCTCGACGTCCAGCAGCTCACCTTCGAGAGGACCACGTCGTGA
- a CDS encoding FAD-dependent oxidoreductase: MSRPTPDRVAVVGSGVAGLMAAHVLTRGGSRVTLYEADSRLGGHADTHDVETGDPRVGRIGVDTGFIVHNHRTYPHLLRLFDELGVATQESEMSMSVRSDARVDRQGGLEYAGALGASGLFPTWRHAFRPAYLRMLVEIPRFHRMARRLLDDTDRTASRATSVADDGETLGAFLDRGQFTPLFRTHFMESLVACVWSCDPAVALEYPARYLFSFLRHHGMLGVFGSPTWRTVSGGSREYVTRVAAGLAEVRTGTKVTAVAETATGVGVTDGNGAVEAYDAVVIATHPHQALAVLADPTPVQREVLEAMPYSPNTAQLHTDTSVLPRLPRARASWNYLRRPSAQDRTVTVTYDMTRLMRLPVPADGTRYLVTLGGTDLVDQDLVLDTMQYEHPIYTPASVAAQRRLPECDTDRVVLAGAYHGWGFHEDGARSGVEAARRLGVEWGTEQGSTPPVEPPREPTAYATTIRHTRRRPFRRSFEHRSTTWLVDLDHVPAPAGPGGVLGSFEARDHLGDPAGTLKGNVEHFLRLQGVEPDGGRIVMAANARALGHCFNPISVFWCHRRDGALAAVVVEVHNTYGERHAYLVHPDAQGRARTEKQMYVSPFHGTDGWYDVAVPVPTDRLHVAVTLHTDDGATFSASLDGERTSTSTLRAAPAALRHTVLIHVHGLWLWARRLGVRPRPEHPRQEGVTR, encoded by the coding sequence AGCCGCCTGGGCGGCCACGCCGACACCCACGACGTCGAGACCGGTGACCCGCGCGTCGGCCGCATCGGCGTCGACACCGGCTTCATCGTCCACAACCACCGCACCTACCCCCACCTGCTGCGTCTCTTCGACGAGCTCGGCGTCGCGACGCAGGAGTCGGAGATGTCGATGTCGGTGCGCTCCGACGCGCGCGTCGACCGCCAGGGCGGCCTGGAGTACGCCGGTGCGCTCGGCGCCTCCGGCCTGTTCCCGACCTGGCGACACGCGTTCCGACCGGCCTACCTGCGGATGCTGGTGGAGATCCCCCGCTTCCACCGGATGGCCCGCCGGCTGCTCGACGACACCGACCGGACGGCGTCGCGGGCGACCTCGGTCGCCGACGACGGCGAGACCCTGGGTGCCTTCCTGGACCGCGGGCAGTTCACGCCGCTGTTCCGCACCCACTTCATGGAGTCGCTGGTCGCCTGCGTCTGGTCCTGCGACCCGGCCGTGGCGCTGGAGTACCCCGCCCGCTACCTGTTCTCCTTCCTGCGCCACCACGGCATGCTCGGCGTCTTCGGCTCGCCCACGTGGCGCACCGTCAGCGGCGGCTCCCGCGAGTACGTCACCCGCGTCGCCGCCGGTCTGGCCGAGGTCCGCACCGGCACCAAGGTGACCGCCGTCGCCGAGACGGCCACCGGCGTCGGCGTGACCGACGGCAACGGGGCCGTCGAGGCCTACGACGCGGTCGTGATCGCCACCCACCCGCACCAGGCGCTGGCCGTGCTGGCCGACCCCACGCCGGTGCAGCGCGAGGTGCTGGAGGCGATGCCGTACTCCCCCAACACCGCGCAGCTGCACACCGACACCAGCGTGCTCCCCCGGCTGCCGCGTGCCCGGGCGTCGTGGAACTACCTGCGCCGGCCGTCGGCGCAGGACCGCACGGTCACCGTCACCTACGACATGACCCGGCTGATGCGCCTGCCCGTGCCCGCCGACGGCACCCGCTACCTCGTCACGCTCGGCGGCACCGACCTGGTCGACCAGGACCTGGTGCTCGACACGATGCAGTACGAGCACCCGATCTACACCCCCGCCTCGGTCGCCGCGCAGCGCCGGCTGCCCGAGTGCGACACCGACCGCGTCGTGCTGGCCGGGGCCTACCACGGCTGGGGCTTCCACGAGGACGGCGCCCGCAGCGGTGTCGAGGCGGCGCGCAGGCTGGGCGTGGAATGGGGTACCGAGCAGGGTTCGACCCCGCCCGTCGAGCCCCCGCGTGAGCCCACGGCGTACGCCACGACGATCCGCCACACCCGCCGCCGGCCGTTCCGCCGCAGCTTCGAGCACCGCTCGACCACCTGGCTGGTCGACCTCGACCACGTGCCCGCGCCCGCCGGTCCCGGCGGCGTGCTGGGCAGCTTCGAGGCCCGCGACCACCTCGGCGACCCCGCCGGCACCCTCAAGGGCAACGTCGAGCACTTCCTGCGGCTCCAGGGCGTGGAGCCCGACGGCGGCCGGATCGTGATGGCCGCCAACGCGCGCGCCCTGGGCCACTGCTTCAACCCGATCAGCGTGTTCTGGTGCCACCGCCGCGACGGCGCGCTGGCCGCGGTGGTCGTCGAGGTGCACAACACCTACGGCGAGCGCCACGCCTACCTCGTGCACCCCGACGCCCAGGGCCGGGCGCGCACCGAGAAGCAGATGTACGTCTCGCCCTTCCACGGCACCGACGGCTGGTACGACGTGGCTGTGCCCGTCCCGACCGACCGGCTCCACGTCGCCGTGACCCTCCACACCGACGACGGGGCCACCTTCAGCGCCTCGCTCGACGGCGAGCGCACCTCGACCAGCACGCTGCGGGCCGCCCCCGCCGCGCTGCGCCACACCGTGCTCATCCACGTCCACGGCCTCTGGCTGTGGGCCCGACGCCTGGGCGTGCGACCGCGCCCGGAGCACCCACGACAGGAAGGGGTCACCCGATGA